One Thermoanaerobacter pseudethanolicus ATCC 33223 DNA window includes the following coding sequences:
- a CDS encoding bifunctional 4-hydroxy-2-oxoglutarate aldolase/2-dehydro-3-deoxy-phosphogluconate aldolase — protein sequence MEKQQIIEKLKQLKITAVIRNSDINTMFSLADALKKGGIEALEITVEAPGAIDVIKELSKANKYFVGAGTVLDAETARAAIIAGAKFIFTPVMRLDVIKLCNRYGIPVIPGATTPTEILTGYEAGADFIKVFPAGVFGPQYLKEILGPLKHIPIFVTGGINKNNIKDFILAGATGVSLGGALVDKELIAKGMFDKITEKAIEFVRLVNQV from the coding sequence ATGGAAAAACAACAAATAATTGAAAAACTTAAACAACTTAAAATTACAGCTGTAATTAGAAATAGTGATATAAACACAATGTTTTCTTTAGCTGATGCCTTAAAAAAAGGTGGTATTGAAGCATTAGAAATAACTGTTGAAGCGCCCGGTGCTATAGATGTAATCAAAGAATTAAGTAAAGCAAATAAATATTTTGTTGGTGCTGGAACAGTATTAGATGCGGAAACTGCGAGGGCTGCTATTATAGCAGGTGCAAAATTTATATTTACACCGGTTATGAGACTTGATGTAATAAAATTATGTAATAGGTATGGTATACCTGTTATTCCTGGTGCTACTACTCCGACAGAAATTTTAACAGGTTATGAAGCAGGAGCGGATTTTATTAAAGTTTTTCCTGCAGGAGTTTTTGGACCTCAATATTTAAAAGAAATTTTAGGGCCACTCAAACATATACCCATTTTTGTGACGGGAGGAATTAATAAAAATAATATTAAAGATTTTATTTTAGCAGGTGCAACAGGCGTATCCTTAGGCGGAGCATTAGTAGATAAAGAACTTATTGCAAAAGGCATGTTTGACAAAATAACCGAAAAAGCTATTGAGTTTGTAAGGCTGGTAAATCAAGTTTAG